One Streptomyces sp. SAI-135 DNA segment encodes these proteins:
- a CDS encoding glycosyltransferase family 39 protein has translation MSSHAPAPYGGGYPDTPGGHDPYAGQGAYSGQGTYADPAQGTYAGPGGYGAPGQYAAPGRYPGGQDAFAPEPAAAQPADPQPATDGTADPATEGPKGGRLAGAAVFLVPTALAFALILRGIGDRQLWRDEHATWWAATLSFHDLSLLIRSIDVVFTPYYVLMHLWIAVAGDSPTALRIPGAVAMAASAGLLALLGRRLFTTQVGLLAGLAFAVVPVTTRYGQEIRPYAFAVAAVLLSTLLLARALDKPSFKVWVAYTLSVPLIGWSHLASMAVLGAHLVMILIARRAGDKIVGWAYAAACTLGLCFVIPMAVSGSGQSGQIAWNNPVLKDLLEFPKNLFGSWAVAVPVMALGALGLFFAGRRALPLAVWIVLPPVATYATADQLHLFLPRYLLYTAPAWVLLAAVAVVRIAGPVAGAKAGTGAAARRGLGWVLVAAAVAGIAFQSLPGIRETRQNALGEPDFRGAARLIEAGQKKGDGIVFSGVMSERRAMDYELRDDAGRPSDSLMYRTPQELGSFGALECPDATRCLEEADRLWLVSTTLDGQPFSGMPKTTATAIQKSFKAVRTTKLEYLQLVLLERTRAATDDPSGDKDDAAKRKVHT, from the coding sequence ATGAGTTCCCACGCCCCCGCTCCCTACGGTGGCGGATACCCCGACACCCCGGGCGGTCACGATCCGTACGCGGGCCAGGGGGCCTACTCCGGGCAGGGCACGTACGCCGACCCGGCGCAGGGCACCTACGCCGGCCCGGGCGGGTACGGCGCTCCGGGGCAGTACGCCGCCCCGGGCAGGTATCCGGGCGGGCAGGACGCGTTCGCTCCGGAGCCCGCCGCTGCGCAGCCGGCCGACCCGCAGCCCGCCACGGACGGGACGGCCGACCCGGCGACCGAGGGCCCGAAGGGCGGGCGGCTCGCCGGCGCGGCGGTCTTCCTGGTGCCCACGGCGCTCGCCTTCGCGCTGATCCTGCGCGGGATCGGTGACCGCCAGCTGTGGCGCGACGAGCACGCCACCTGGTGGGCGGCCACGCTGTCCTTCCACGACCTGAGCCTGCTGATCCGCTCCATCGACGTCGTGTTCACGCCGTACTACGTGCTCATGCACCTGTGGATCGCCGTCGCCGGGGACTCCCCGACCGCGCTGCGCATCCCCGGAGCGGTGGCCATGGCGGCCTCCGCGGGCCTGCTCGCCCTGCTCGGGCGGCGGCTGTTCACCACCCAGGTGGGACTGCTCGCGGGGCTCGCCTTCGCCGTCGTGCCGGTCACCACGCGCTACGGGCAGGAGATCCGCCCGTACGCCTTCGCGGTGGCCGCGGTGCTGCTGTCGACACTGCTGCTCGCCAGGGCGCTGGACAAGCCGTCGTTCAAGGTGTGGGTGGCCTACACGCTGTCGGTGCCGCTGATCGGCTGGAGCCACCTGGCCTCGATGGCGGTCCTCGGCGCACATCTGGTGATGATCCTCATCGCCCGGCGGGCCGGCGACAAGATCGTGGGCTGGGCCTATGCCGCGGCCTGCACGCTGGGCCTGTGCTTCGTCATTCCGATGGCCGTCTCCGGCTCGGGGCAGAGCGGACAGATCGCCTGGAACAACCCGGTGCTGAAGGACCTGCTCGAGTTCCCCAAGAACCTCTTCGGGTCCTGGGCGGTGGCCGTGCCGGTCATGGCGCTCGGCGCGCTCGGGCTGTTCTTCGCGGGACGGCGTGCCCTTCCGCTGGCCGTCTGGATCGTGCTGCCGCCCGTGGCGACCTACGCCACCGCCGACCAGCTGCACCTCTTCCTGCCGCGCTACCTGCTCTACACCGCGCCCGCCTGGGTCCTGCTCGCGGCCGTCGCCGTGGTGCGGATCGCCGGGCCGGTGGCCGGGGCGAAGGCCGGCACGGGAGCGGCGGCCCGGCGGGGCCTCGGCTGGGTGCTCGTGGCGGCGGCGGTGGCCGGGATCGCCTTCCAGTCGCTGCCCGGCATCCGTGAGACCCGGCAGAACGCCCTGGGCGAACCCGATTTCCGCGGCGCCGCCCGGCTCATCGAGGCCGGGCAGAAGAAGGGCGACGGCATCGTCTTCAGCGGGGTGATGTCCGAGCGCCGGGCCATGGACTACGAACTGCGTGACGACGCCGGCCGTCCGAGCGACTCGCTGATGTACCGCACTCCGCAGGAACTGGGTTCGTTCGGCGCGCTCGAATGCCCGGACGCCACGCGGTGCCTGGAGGAGGCCGACCGACTGTGGCTCGTGTCGACGACGCTCGACGGACAGCCGTTCAGCGGCATGCCGAAGACGACGGCGACCGCGATCCAGAAGAGCTTCAAGGCCGTGAGGACCACGAAGCTCGAATACCTCCAGCTCGTGCTCCTCGAAAGGACACGCGCGGCTACGGACGACCCGTCCGGGGACAAGGACGACGCCGCCAAGCGCAAGGTGCACACCTGA
- a CDS encoding glycosyl hydrolase, which translates to MSLSERHVRALRPVRALAAVLLAGALLAGCSTFSDEGRAQYERGQGEEPGATGTAAATESAKPEPPYDVRPLLEPRKKYLGLAADGAPAKMTSVEDFARRAGKKPNLIEFYSAWGDQYEQRLVQNSWDYGAVAFIAWEPFETSLKDIASGKEDAYIREYAQSVTELNLPVAISFAHEMNGFWYPWGTKKATAAQFTAAYKHIHDIFDDEGATQVIWVWSPNVTHPMPNVKLKPYWPGDDYVDWVGVIGYYGATGPNTYRTLYGPTMTAVRTFTKKPFIIAETAAQAGERKPADIESLFQGTAERDDVIGFVWFNFDKETDWRINSGPLSEKTFKEQAASPDFGFDVTKP; encoded by the coding sequence ATGAGTCTCTCCGAACGCCACGTACGAGCCCTGCGCCCCGTACGGGCGCTGGCCGCCGTCCTGCTGGCCGGTGCGCTGCTGGCCGGATGCAGCACGTTCTCCGACGAGGGCCGCGCCCAGTACGAGCGCGGCCAGGGCGAGGAACCGGGCGCCACCGGCACGGCCGCGGCCACCGAGTCGGCGAAGCCCGAGCCGCCGTACGACGTGCGGCCGCTGCTGGAGCCCCGGAAGAAGTACCTGGGTCTGGCCGCAGACGGCGCCCCCGCCAAGATGACCTCCGTCGAGGACTTCGCTCGGCGGGCCGGCAAGAAGCCCAACCTGATCGAGTTCTACTCCGCCTGGGGCGACCAGTACGAGCAGCGGCTCGTGCAGAACTCCTGGGACTACGGTGCGGTGGCGTTCATCGCCTGGGAGCCGTTCGAGACGAGCCTGAAGGACATCGCCTCGGGCAAGGAGGACGCGTACATCCGCGAGTACGCGCAGTCCGTCACGGAACTGAACCTGCCCGTGGCGATCAGCTTCGCGCACGAGATGAACGGCTTCTGGTACCCGTGGGGGACCAAGAAGGCCACCGCCGCCCAGTTCACCGCCGCCTACAAGCACATCCACGACATCTTCGACGACGAGGGCGCCACCCAGGTCATCTGGGTGTGGAGCCCGAACGTCACCCACCCGATGCCGAACGTGAAGCTCAAGCCGTACTGGCCGGGCGACGACTACGTCGACTGGGTCGGTGTCATCGGCTACTACGGGGCCACCGGGCCGAACACGTACCGGACGCTGTACGGGCCGACGATGACCGCTGTCCGTACCTTCACGAAGAAACCATTCATCATCGCGGAGACCGCCGCACAGGCCGGTGAGCGCAAGCCCGCCGACATCGAGTCCCTCTTCCAGGGCACCGCCGAGCGCGACGACGTCATCGGGTTCGTCTGGTTCAACTTCGACAAGGAGACGGACTGGCGCATCAACAGCGGTCCGTTGTCCGAGAAGACCTTCAAGGAGCAGGCCGCGAGCCCGGACTTCGGATTCGATGTGACGAAGCCATGA
- a CDS encoding glycosyltransferase family 39 protein: MSDRTTPTWAGDSELHDEYAYGQQYGHIDDDGRRYAQRESLRQYAQQAPSPDQEQAGDYQPGYFTETGSWRFDVRGRTSEYTDQQAYDTFAPFDPYASYTAVEPEPVAPAAAEPEPRKPGYTLPPVPESSWAVDTRRSKLLGRGVLLCILLVQAGLSLRLRGTAFQDEALYIASGHYELANLLHGTKLPVDFAAYFSGHPKLYPVLAGAVDSQFGLAGVRVVSLLFMLGATTLLYALTRRLFNLRAALGAAALFSVLQSTMVLGNFATYDAAAVFLLGLSAWAVVRTDRMNAMAVLLAAPPAALAFGVKYASGLYLPTLVVLAVITAHRHRGIRALGRGVVLGTGIVVLLGIGYWFSGPLGGISSTTTNRAKGTDTAATMLQHSAEWGGLVFLAALGGTIAYALRARMGEMPWIGGETSGRWRRAALGLLLTGTALLAPAYQIHLHTEISLYKHVGFGLFFAAPLAGLGMARLVGPHFRHPQLGILLYVVTLVFGMVQAQRAYSFPDSTQMTAYLRTVVDKKGTYLAEEQEVPAYYLRDRTNWTQWQNSYFMDYQGKDGKQYTGPDAFRQAVRDGKFDAIVMHGNVSPVTYEAVKEGLKNNSHYRLAAVFPYTTSSGEHAYRIWVKR, encoded by the coding sequence ATGAGCGATCGAACCACGCCCACCTGGGCGGGCGACTCCGAGCTGCACGACGAATACGCGTACGGGCAGCAGTACGGGCACATCGACGACGACGGGCGGCGGTACGCGCAGCGGGAGAGCCTCAGGCAGTACGCGCAGCAGGCCCCCTCGCCGGACCAGGAACAGGCCGGCGACTACCAGCCCGGCTACTTCACCGAGACCGGCAGCTGGCGCTTCGACGTCCGCGGCCGGACGTCCGAGTACACCGACCAGCAGGCGTACGACACCTTCGCGCCCTTCGACCCGTACGCCTCCTACACCGCCGTCGAGCCCGAACCGGTGGCCCCCGCGGCCGCGGAGCCCGAGCCGAGGAAGCCCGGTTACACGCTGCCGCCCGTGCCGGAGTCGTCGTGGGCGGTGGACACGCGGCGCAGCAAACTGCTCGGGCGCGGGGTGCTGCTGTGCATCCTGCTCGTGCAGGCGGGGCTCTCCCTGCGGCTGCGCGGGACGGCCTTCCAGGACGAGGCGCTCTACATCGCCTCGGGCCACTACGAGCTGGCCAACCTGCTGCACGGCACCAAACTGCCGGTGGACTTCGCGGCCTACTTCTCCGGGCACCCCAAGCTGTATCCGGTGCTCGCCGGCGCCGTGGACAGCCAGTTCGGCCTCGCCGGTGTGCGCGTGGTCAGCCTGCTGTTCATGCTGGGTGCCACCACGCTGCTGTATGCGCTGACCCGGCGGCTGTTCAATCTGCGTGCCGCCCTCGGCGCGGCCGCGCTCTTCTCGGTGCTCCAGTCGACGATGGTGCTCGGCAACTTCGCCACCTACGACGCCGCCGCCGTCTTCCTGCTCGGGCTGTCCGCCTGGGCGGTGGTGCGCACCGACCGGATGAACGCGATGGCCGTGCTGCTCGCGGCACCGCCGGCCGCACTGGCCTTCGGGGTGAAGTACGCCTCCGGTCTGTACCTCCCGACCCTGGTGGTCCTCGCGGTGATCACCGCCCACCGGCACCGCGGCATCCGCGCCCTGGGCCGCGGCGTGGTGCTGGGGACGGGCATCGTGGTCCTGCTCGGGATCGGCTACTGGTTCTCCGGACCGCTGGGCGGCATCAGCTCCACCACCACCAACCGTGCCAAGGGCACGGACACGGCGGCGACGATGCTCCAGCACAGCGCGGAGTGGGGCGGGCTGGTCTTCCTGGCCGCGCTCGGCGGCACGATCGCCTATGCGCTGCGCGCGCGGATGGGCGAGATGCCGTGGATCGGCGGCGAGACCTCGGGACGCTGGCGGCGCGCCGCGCTCGGCCTGCTGCTGACGGGCACGGCGCTGCTCGCTCCCGCCTACCAGATCCACCTCCACACCGAGATCTCGCTCTACAAGCACGTCGGCTTCGGACTGTTCTTCGCCGCGCCGCTGGCCGGCCTCGGCATGGCCCGCCTGGTCGGCCCGCACTTCCGCCATCCACAGCTCGGGATCCTGCTGTACGTCGTCACCCTCGTGTTCGGCATGGTGCAGGCGCAGCGGGCGTACAGCTTCCCGGACTCCACGCAGATGACCGCGTACCTGCGCACGGTGGTCGACAAGAAGGGCACCTACCTCGCCGAGGAGCAGGAGGTCCCCGCCTACTACCTGCGGGACAGGACCAACTGGACGCAGTGGCAGAACTCCTACTTCATGGACTACCAGGGCAAGGACGGCAAGCAGTACACCGGCCCCGACGCGTTCCGGCAGGCCGTCCGTGACGGGAAGTTCGACGCGATCGTGATGCACGGCAATGTCAGCCCGGTGACGTACGAAGCGGTGAAGGAGGGGTTGAAGAACAACTCCCACTACCGGCTGGCGGCCGTGTTCCCGTACACCACGAGCAGCGGAGAGCACGCCTACCGGATTTGGGTGAAGCGATGA
- a CDS encoding GtrA family protein, with protein MSSGRHALPSRFGKLYREIAKFGMVGASGFVVNLVVFNLVRTVTEWQTVRASVLATVVAILSNYLGLRYFAYRNRDQEDRNSRRKELTLFLLFSAIGLVIENSVLYATTYGLGYDGTLATNVSKFLGIGVATLFRFWSYRTWVFRTAGSRRAAGNVPDAVVPYPEPALSGSWERS; from the coding sequence GTGAGCAGCGGACGTCACGCGCTTCCCTCCAGGTTCGGGAAGCTGTACCGCGAGATCGCGAAGTTCGGCATGGTCGGCGCGTCCGGCTTCGTGGTCAACCTCGTGGTCTTCAACCTCGTCAGGACCGTCACCGAGTGGCAGACCGTCCGGGCGAGCGTCCTGGCCACGGTCGTCGCGATCCTCAGCAACTATCTCGGCCTGCGCTACTTCGCGTACCGCAACCGGGACCAGGAGGACCGCAACAGCCGCAGGAAGGAGCTGACCCTCTTCCTGCTCTTCAGCGCGATCGGCCTGGTCATCGAGAACTCCGTCCTCTACGCCACGACCTACGGGCTCGGCTACGACGGCACGCTCGCCACCAACGTCAGCAAGTTCCTCGGCATCGGTGTGGCGACCCTGTTCCGCTTCTGGTCCTACCGCACCTGGGTCTTCAGGACGGCCGGGAGCCGGCGGGCGGCCGGCAACGTGCCGGATGCCGTCGTGCCGTATCCCGAGCCCGCCCTGAGCGGCTCCTGGGAGCGGTCCTGA
- the rpsI gene encoding 30S ribosomal protein S9 — protein MAETTVETPVEGEEIVDIDSYTTESEVPVEGEYTSESLASRFGDPQPAAGLGRRKNAIARVRIVPGTGKWKINGRTLEDYFPNKVHQQEVNEPFKVLELEGRYDVIARIAGGGVSGQAGALRLGVARALNEADVDNNRGALKKAGFLRRDDRAVERKKAGLKKARKAPQYSKR, from the coding sequence GTGGCCGAGACCACCGTCGAGACGCCCGTCGAGGGCGAAGAGATCGTCGACATCGACAGCTACACCACCGAGTCCGAGGTCCCCGTCGAGGGCGAGTACACCTCGGAGTCGCTCGCGTCCCGCTTCGGCGACCCGCAGCCGGCCGCCGGCCTGGGCCGTCGCAAGAACGCCATCGCCCGCGTCCGGATCGTCCCGGGCACCGGCAAGTGGAAGATCAACGGTCGCACCCTCGAGGACTACTTCCCGAACAAGGTGCACCAGCAGGAAGTCAACGAGCCCTTCAAGGTGCTCGAGCTCGAGGGCCGCTACGACGTCATCGCCCGCATCGCGGGTGGCGGTGTCTCCGGTCAGGCCGGTGCGCTCCGTCTCGGTGTCGCCCGCGCGCTGAACGAGGCCGACGTGGACAACAACCGCGGCGCCCTCAAGAAGGCCGGATTCCTCCGTCGCGACGACCGTGCGGTCGAGCGCAAGAAGGCCGGTCTCAAGAAGGCCCGCAAGGCTCCGCAGTACAGCAAGCGTTAA
- the coaA gene encoding type I pantothenate kinase, which translates to MPRSAHRHKPEATPYVDLTRAEWSALRDKTPLPLTADEVEKLRGLGDVIDLDEVRDIYLPLSRLLNLYVGATDGLRGALNTFLGEQGSQSGTPFVIGVAGSVAVGKSTVARLLQALLSRWPEHPRVELVTTDGFLLPTRELEARGLMSRKGFPESYDRRALTRFVADIKAGKDEVTAPVYSHLIYDIVPDQRLTVRRPDILIVEGLNVLQPALPGTDGRTRVGLADYFDFSVYVDASAEDIERWYLSRFKKLRQTAFQNPDSYFRKYTQVSEEEALDYARTLWRTINKPNLVENIAPTRGRATLVIRKGQDHKVRKLSLRKL; encoded by the coding sequence ATGCCCCGGAGCGCCCACCGGCACAAGCCGGAGGCGACTCCCTACGTCGACCTCACCCGAGCGGAGTGGAGTGCGCTGCGCGACAAGACGCCGCTCCCCCTCACCGCCGACGAGGTCGAGAAGCTGCGCGGTCTCGGTGACGTCATCGACCTCGACGAGGTGCGGGACATCTACCTCCCGCTGTCCCGGCTGCTGAATCTCTACGTCGGCGCCACGGACGGCCTCCGAGGCGCCCTGAACACCTTCCTCGGCGAGCAGGGCTCCCAGTCCGGCACCCCGTTCGTCATAGGGGTCGCTGGATCGGTCGCCGTGGGCAAGTCGACCGTCGCCCGTCTCCTCCAGGCCCTGCTGTCCCGCTGGCCCGAGCACCCCCGCGTGGAGCTGGTCACCACCGACGGCTTCCTGCTGCCCACCCGGGAACTGGAGGCCCGCGGGCTCATGTCGCGCAAGGGCTTCCCGGAGTCGTACGACCGCCGCGCGCTGACCCGTTTCGTCGCCGACATCAAGGCGGGCAAGGACGAGGTCACCGCCCCCGTCTACTCCCACCTGATCTACGACATCGTCCCGGACCAGCGGCTCACGGTCCGCCGCCCGGACATCCTGATCGTCGAGGGCTTGAACGTCCTGCAACCCGCCCTCCCCGGCACCGACGGCCGCACCCGCGTCGGTCTCGCCGACTACTTCGACTTCAGCGTGTACGTCGACGCGAGCGCCGAGGACATCGAGCGCTGGTACCTCAGCCGGTTCAAGAAGCTCCGGCAGACCGCCTTCCAGAACCCCGACTCGTACTTCAGGAAGTACACCCAGGTCTCGGAGGAGGAGGCCCTCGACTACGCCCGCACCCTGTGGCGGACCATCAACAAGCCCAACCTGGTGGAGAACATCGCCCCCACCCGCGGCCGCGCCACCCTCGTCATCCGCAAGGGCCAGGACCACAAGGTGCGCAAGCTCAGCCTGCGCAAGCTGTAG
- the rplM gene encoding 50S ribosomal protein L13: protein MRTYSPKPGDVTRQWHVIDAQDVVLGRLATTAASLLRGKHKPIYAPHVDTGDFVVIINADKVHLSGNKRTQKMAYRHSGYPGGLRSVRYDELLDKNPEKAIEKAVKGMLPKNTLGRQMLSKLKVYSGDQHPHAAQQPVPFEITQVAQ, encoded by the coding sequence GTGCGTACGTACAGCCCCAAGCCCGGCGATGTGACTCGCCAGTGGCACGTCATTGACGCTCAGGACGTCGTCCTGGGCCGTCTCGCCACCACTGCCGCCTCCCTGCTGCGCGGCAAGCACAAGCCGATCTACGCCCCTCACGTCGACACCGGTGACTTCGTCGTCATCATCAACGCCGACAAGGTGCACCTGTCCGGCAACAAGCGGACCCAGAAGATGGCGTACCGCCACTCCGGCTACCCGGGTGGTCTGCGCTCCGTCCGTTACGACGAGCTCCTCGACAAGAACCCCGAGAAGGCCATCGAGAAGGCCGTCAAGGGCATGCTCCCCAAGAACACCCTGGGCCGTCAGATGCTCTCGAAGCTGAAGGTCTACTCGGGCGACCAGCACCCGCACGCTGCCCAGCAGCCGGTGCCGTTCGAGATCACCCAGGTCGCGCAGTAA
- a CDS encoding DUF389 domain-containing protein encodes MLHLRLISPSDQTADVVRLIEGTVGTTHLVVLSGAARNPQGDVVLCDVAREAGDELLSDLQGLGLDVNGSIAVENIDLSLSKRADKAEAEAPGEGADAVLWEHMTDATHEESTLSATYLAFITLATMIAACGVVLDNAVLIVGAMAVGPEFGPLAGISTSIVQRAPRLALRSLIALLVGFAVAMAVTVGFSLFMDALNLFSEAKLEGDRPQTGFVYAPDAFSFIVAVLAGAAGTLSLTSAKSGALVGVAISVTTVPAAANAAVALSYGDTRQTWGSTEQLLLNLMGIVLAGTVTLLLQKWAWRKRR; translated from the coding sequence ATGCTGCATCTGCGCCTGATCTCGCCGTCCGACCAGACCGCCGACGTGGTGCGTCTGATCGAGGGGACGGTCGGCACCACCCATCTCGTCGTGCTGTCGGGCGCGGCCCGCAACCCGCAGGGGGACGTCGTCCTGTGCGACGTCGCCCGTGAGGCCGGCGACGAACTCCTCAGCGACCTCCAGGGGTTGGGCCTCGACGTCAACGGCTCCATCGCGGTCGAGAACATCGACCTGTCCCTGTCGAAACGCGCCGACAAGGCCGAGGCGGAGGCTCCCGGCGAGGGCGCGGACGCGGTCCTGTGGGAGCACATGACCGACGCCACCCACGAGGAGTCGACGCTCTCCGCCACCTACCTGGCCTTCATCACCCTGGCCACGATGATCGCGGCCTGCGGTGTGGTGCTGGACAACGCGGTGCTGATCGTGGGCGCGATGGCGGTGGGCCCGGAGTTCGGCCCACTCGCCGGGATCTCCACCTCGATAGTGCAGCGCGCCCCCCGCCTGGCGCTGCGCTCCCTGATCGCCCTGCTCGTCGGCTTCGCCGTGGCGATGGCCGTGACGGTGGGGTTCAGTCTCTTCATGGACGCGCTGAACCTGTTCAGCGAGGCCAAACTGGAGGGCGACCGTCCGCAGACCGGCTTCGTCTACGCCCCGGACGCCTTCTCCTTCATCGTCGCCGTCCTCGCGGGCGCCGCCGGCACCCTCTCCCTGACCTCGGCCAAGTCAGGTGCCCTGGTGGGCGTGGCCATCTCGGTCACCACGGTTCCGGCGGCCGCCAACGCGGCGGTGGCGCTCAGCTACGGCGACACCCGACAGACCTGGGGCTCGACGGAACAGCTCCTCCTGAACCTCATGGGCATCGTCCTGGCGGGCACGGTGACCCTGCTGCTCCAGAAGTGGGCCTGGCGGAAACGCCGTTAG
- a CDS encoding polyprenol monophosphomannose synthase yields MTYDLGADVAVTVVMPTYNEAANLPRMAEAVLQLPLDGLHLKIVDDSSPDGTGRIAEELAEKYNWDGRRRMSVLHRTEKDGLGRAYVAGMSAALDEGAAYVVQMDADGSHPVEAVPRMLGTALASGVGLVVGSRYVEGGSLDEEWGKHRVLLSRFANRYARTVLGTKIRDITAGFNLWSAATLRDIDLATLDSAGYSFQVELKFKAVRAGHSAVEIPIRFEERTEGVSKMNLSTQIESAVMPVRLRLRNRRG; encoded by the coding sequence ATGACGTACGACCTGGGGGCGGACGTGGCTGTCACCGTGGTGATGCCCACGTACAACGAAGCCGCCAACTTGCCCAGAATGGCCGAGGCGGTGCTGCAACTGCCGCTCGACGGGCTGCACTTGAAGATAGTGGACGACTCCAGTCCGGATGGTACCGGACGGATCGCCGAGGAGCTCGCCGAGAAGTACAACTGGGACGGGCGGCGCCGGATGAGCGTGCTGCACCGGACCGAGAAGGACGGGCTCGGGCGGGCCTACGTCGCCGGCATGAGCGCCGCGCTGGACGAGGGCGCCGCCTACGTCGTCCAGATGGACGCCGATGGCAGCCACCCCGTGGAAGCGGTCCCACGCATGCTCGGCACGGCCCTGGCCTCCGGCGTCGGCCTGGTCGTGGGCAGCCGGTACGTGGAGGGCGGCTCGCTGGACGAGGAGTGGGGCAAGCACCGCGTGCTGCTGTCCCGCTTCGCCAACCGTTACGCCCGGACCGTGCTCGGCACCAAGATCCGGGACATCACCGCGGGCTTCAACCTGTGGTCGGCGGCCACCCTGCGGGACATCGACCTGGCGACCCTGGACAGCGCCGGCTACAGCTTCCAGGTCGAGCTGAAGTTCAAGGCCGTCCGGGCCGGACACAGCGCCGTCGAGATCCCGATCCGCTTCGAGGAGCGCACCGAGGGAGTCTCCAAGATGAACCTCTCGACGCAGATCGAGTCGGCCGTGATGCCGGTACGGCTGCGGCTGCGCAACCGACGGGGCTGA
- the glmM gene encoding phosphoglucosamine mutase, producing the protein MGRLFGTDGVRGVANADLTAEMALGLSVAAAHVLAEAGTFQGHRPTAVVGRDPRASGEFLEAAVVAGLASAGVDVLRVGVLPTPAVAYLTGVLGADLGVMLSASHNAMPDNGVKFLARGGHKLDDELEDRIEAIYDAHRHGEPWERPTGGGVGRVRDYTEGFDKYVAHLIAVLPNRLDGLRIVLDEAHGAAARVSPEAFSRAGAEVITIGAQPDGLNINDGCGSTHLDLLKAAVVEHGADFGIAHDGDADRCLAVDHTGEEVDGDQIMAVLALAMKERGALRSDTVVATVMSNLGFKLALEREGLRLVQTAVGDRYVLEEMKEHGFALGGEQSGHVIILDHATTGDGTLTGLMLAARVAQSGRSLKELAAVMERLPQVLINVPDVDRARVSTSAELASAVAEAERELGETGRVLLRPSGTEPLVRVMVEAADIDQARSVAGRLADAVKSALG; encoded by the coding sequence GTGGGACGACTCTTCGGCACGGACGGCGTGCGCGGTGTCGCCAACGCGGATCTGACGGCCGAGATGGCGCTCGGTCTGTCGGTCGCGGCGGCGCACGTGCTGGCCGAGGCGGGTACGTTCCAGGGCCACCGGCCGACGGCGGTGGTCGGACGTGATCCGCGCGCGTCCGGGGAGTTCCTGGAGGCCGCCGTGGTCGCCGGCCTCGCGAGCGCCGGGGTGGACGTCCTGCGCGTCGGAGTGCTGCCCACGCCCGCGGTGGCGTACCTGACCGGCGTGCTCGGCGCCGACCTCGGCGTCATGCTCTCCGCGAGCCACAACGCCATGCCGGACAACGGCGTCAAGTTCCTCGCCCGCGGCGGGCACAAGCTCGACGACGAGCTGGAGGACCGGATCGAGGCGATCTACGACGCGCACCGGCACGGTGAGCCCTGGGAGCGGCCGACCGGCGGCGGTGTCGGCCGGGTCCGTGACTACACCGAGGGCTTCGACAAGTACGTGGCGCACCTGATCGCCGTACTGCCGAACCGGCTCGACGGGCTGAGGATCGTCCTCGACGAGGCGCACGGCGCCGCTGCCCGGGTGTCGCCGGAGGCGTTCTCGCGGGCCGGCGCCGAGGTGATCACCATCGGTGCCCAGCCGGACGGGCTGAACATCAACGACGGCTGCGGCTCCACCCACCTCGACCTGCTGAAGGCCGCCGTCGTCGAGCACGGCGCGGACTTCGGCATCGCGCACGACGGCGACGCGGACCGGTGCCTGGCCGTCGACCACACCGGCGAGGAGGTGGACGGCGACCAGATCATGGCCGTTCTCGCGCTGGCGATGAAGGAGCGGGGCGCGCTGCGGTCCGACACCGTGGTGGCCACCGTCATGTCCAACCTCGGGTTCAAGCTGGCGCTGGAGCGGGAGGGGCTGCGGCTCGTCCAGACCGCGGTCGGCGACCGGTACGTGCTCGAGGAGATGAAGGAGCACGGGTTCGCCCTCGGCGGTGAGCAGTCCGGGCACGTCATCATCCTGGATCACGCCACCACCGGGGACGGGACGCTGACCGGGCTGATGCTGGCGGCTCGGGTCGCGCAGAGCGGGCGGTCGCTGAAGGAGCTGGCCGCGGTGATGGAGCGGTTGCCACAGGTTCTGATCAACGTGCCTGATGTGGACAGGGCGCGGGTGTCGACGTCCGCGGAACTGGCTTCCGCCGTCGCCGAGGCGGAGCGGGAACTCGGTGAGACGGGACGGGTGTTGTTGCGGCCGTCGGGTACGGAGCCGTTGGTGCGGGTGATGGTCGAGGCCGCGGACATCGATCAGGCCCGGTCGGTGGCGGGGCGGCTGGCCGATGCGGTGAAGTCGGCGCTCGGCTGA